One genomic window of Aptenodytes patagonicus chromosome 3, bAptPat1.pri.cur, whole genome shotgun sequence includes the following:
- the DYNC2LI1 gene encoding cytoplasmic dynein 2 light intermediate chain 1 yields the protein MPKASDTLWDLAIAEVEKRENADDDGKHVEVWEKSLLFMGNKNGGKTTIILRCLEREEIPKPTLALEYTFGRRARRHNTPKDIAHFWELGGGTSLLELIRIPITSNNVRSFAVVLVLDLSKPNELWTTIEKLLQVTRNHVNKILTKLEKTNPEVATEIKQRMRNNLQRDHPDYDLVDPFPIPLVIIGSKYDIFHEFDSEMRKIVSKTLRFISHYYGASLVFTSKSEALLLKARVLINHLAFGYDKSKSLSVDPGKPLFIPAGLDSLSQIGPPPASDSDIGKMRANTPLELWKKVFEKTFPPKSFCNLQDTKDPAQDLQYAEYEVDVMRAQKNQELEQYKRNAAKSWKEMDFDPD from the exons ATGCCCAAGGCCAG TGATACTTTATGGGATCTTGCTATAGCTGAagtagagaagagagaaaacGCTGACGACGATGGCAAGCATGTGGAAGTTTGGGAAAAATCACTATTATTTATGGGAAACAAAAATGGG ggAAAGACCACTATTATACTGAGGTGTCTTGAGAG GGAAGAGATTCCAAAGCCAACATTAGCCTTGGAATATACTTTTGGAAGAAGGGCAAGGAGACACAATACA CCTAAAGATATAGCTCATTTTTGGGAACTAGGTGGTGGAACCTCATTACTGGAACTGATTCGAATACCAATCACTAGCAACAATGTAAG GTCATTTGCTGTAGTTCTTGTATTGGATCTGTCCAAACCTAACGAACTCTGGACTACTATAGAGAAACTTCTGCAGGTCACCAGGAACCACGTGAACAAAATTTTAACCAAACTGGAAAAGACAAATCCTGAAGTAGCTACTGAAATTAAACAGAGGATGCGGAACAATCTGCAGAGGGATCATCCA GATTATGACTTAGTTGACCCTTTTCCAATACCCTTGGTGATAATTGGAAGCAAATATGATATTTTTCAT GAGTTTGACTCTGAAATGAGGAAAATCGTAAGCAAGACACTTCGATTTATTTCACATTATTATGGAGCATCATTAGTG TTTACCAGTAAATCTGAGGCTCTCCTGCTGAAAGCCCGTGTTCTTATTAATCACTTGGCATTTGGCTATGATAAAAG caAGTCTTTATCAGTGGATCCCGGCAAACCTCTGTTTATACCAGCAGGCCTGGATTCGCTGAGCCAAATAG GACCACCACCCGCTTCTGATAGCGATATTGGAAAGATGCGTGCAAACACACCGTtggaactgtggaaaaaagtatttgagaaaacatttcCTCCCAAG AGTTTCTGCAATTTACAAGATACCAAGGACCCTGCACAGGATTTACAATATGCTGAGTACGAAGTGGATGTTATGAGAGCTCAGAAAAACCAG GAACTTGAACAATACAAAAGAAATGCCGCTAAATCCTGGAAAGAAATGGATTTTGACCCTGATTGA